A single window of Candidatus Methylomirabilota bacterium DNA harbors:
- a CDS encoding CBS domain-containing protein, translating to MQARDLMTTSVITVSPETRVRELARLLLEHHISAVPVVDSDNRILGIVSEGDLMRRAEVGTEWHRSWWLSLMAGADQLAREYVKTHGRRADDVMTRDVVTVAEDTPAHEIAGLLEKRRIKRVPVVRDGRLVGIVSRADLLRGLAVQPLPAEAPSAADDRAIRERLLRELRGTAWTSPVSNNVVVKDGVVHLWGLVSTEDERRALRVAASNVPGVRAVEDHLLRVPVVGSAE from the coding sequence ATGCAGGCCAGAGACCTCATGACGACGAGCGTGATCACCGTCAGCCCCGAGACGCGGGTCCGGGAGCTGGCCCGTCTCTTGCTGGAGCACCACATCAGCGCCGTCCCCGTGGTCGACAGCGACAATCGCATCCTCGGGATCGTCAGCGAGGGCGATCTGATGCGCCGGGCGGAGGTCGGAACCGAGTGGCACCGGTCGTGGTGGCTGTCACTGATGGCGGGTGCGGATCAGCTGGCCCGCGAATATGTGAAGACGCACGGCCGGCGAGCGGACGACGTCATGACGCGCGATGTCGTCACCGTGGCCGAGGACACGCCCGCCCATGAGATCGCCGGCCTCCTCGAGAAGCGCCGGATCAAGAGGGTGCCGGTGGTGCGAGACGGGCGGCTCGTGGGGATCGTCAGCCGGGCCGACCTGCTCCGCGGGCTCGCGGTCCAGCCGCTTCCAGCCGAGGCGCCGTCGGCGGCGGACGACCGGGCGATCCGCGAACGCCTGCTTCGCGAGCTGCGCGGCACAGCGTGGACGAGCCCCGTATCGAACAACGTGGTCGTGAAGGACGGCGTGGTCCATCTGTGGGGACTGGTGTCGACAGAAGACGAACGCCGGGCTCTGCGTGTCGCTGCGAGCAACGTTCCAGGGGTGCGGGCCGTCGAGGATCATCTGCTGCGGGTGCCGGTGGTGGGGTCGGCCGAGTGA
- a CDS encoding ATP-binding cassette domain-containing protein: MTAAIEARGLTKRFGQTTAVDGVDLEIAPGELFGIVGPNGAGKTTLLLMLAALVDPTAGQARIDDRDVARSGPAARERLGYVSQDFTLYGTLSVEENLDFFADLYGVPASARAERKAGLLTWSRLEPFRTRRAAALSGGMQKKLHLCCSLIHEPAVLLLDEPTTGVDPVSRRELWEILHGLVGRGLTLVVTTPYMDEAERCGRVALMDRGRILRHDRPAALKAGVAEAVWRVRAPDLASARTRLAAPPAFQVRLAGDALHVITPSAPDVEGDIRRRLGGAVVDIRRVPPTMEDVFVLTVGDRARRPPAMATGPTAPPRSAGPAVRLEALTRRFGDFVAVDGISLSVDRGEIFGFLGPNGSGKTTTIRMLCGVLPPSSGRGEVLGHDVRRPGRRVKARIGYMSQRFSLYQDLTVGENLAFFGRGYGLPAGRLAERVAWALELAGLGGEERRLARELSGGVKQRLALGCALLHDPEVLFLDEPTAGVDPVARRQFWDIIVALASSGTTAFVTTHYLDEAEHCHRLGLMYQGRLIAEGSPRQLKERMRAGVMVEVACADPLRALGLIRAEPALGRVSLFGDRLHVLVDDPNAAMPSLRTALREAGLIVERLETVPLTLEDVFVIFVEMEEARLRTAGG; encoded by the coding sequence ATGACAGCGGCGATCGAGGCCCGGGGGCTCACGAAGCGGTTCGGACAGACGACGGCCGTCGACGGCGTCGATCTCGAGATCGCGCCGGGGGAGCTGTTCGGCATCGTCGGGCCCAACGGCGCCGGCAAGACGACACTGCTCCTCATGCTGGCCGCGCTCGTGGATCCGACCGCGGGGCAGGCCCGGATAGACGACCGCGACGTCGCCCGGAGCGGCCCGGCCGCGCGCGAGCGCCTCGGCTACGTGTCCCAGGACTTCACGCTCTACGGAACGCTCAGCGTGGAGGAGAATCTCGATTTCTTCGCCGACCTGTACGGGGTGCCGGCGTCCGCGCGCGCCGAGCGGAAGGCCGGGCTGCTGACCTGGAGCCGCCTGGAGCCGTTCCGGACCCGGCGGGCGGCCGCACTGTCGGGCGGCATGCAGAAGAAGCTCCACCTCTGCTGTTCGCTCATCCACGAGCCGGCCGTGCTCCTCCTCGACGAGCCGACCACGGGCGTCGACCCGGTCTCGCGTCGCGAGTTGTGGGAGATCCTGCACGGCCTCGTGGGGCGGGGGCTCACTCTGGTGGTGACGACGCCGTACATGGACGAGGCCGAGCGCTGCGGGCGCGTCGCGCTGATGGACCGTGGCCGCATCCTGAGGCACGACCGCCCGGCGGCGCTCAAGGCCGGCGTCGCCGAGGCAGTCTGGCGGGTGCGGGCCCCCGACCTCGCCTCAGCCCGGACCCGGCTGGCCGCCCCCCCGGCCTTCCAGGTCCGCCTCGCGGGCGATGCCCTCCACGTGATCACGCCTTCGGCGCCGGACGTCGAGGGTGACATCCGGCGGCGGCTCGGCGGCGCTGTGGTCGACATCCGCCGCGTGCCCCCGACCATGGAGGACGTCTTCGTCCTGACCGTGGGGGACCGGGCGAGGCGACCGCCGGCGATGGCGACCGGCCCGACGGCACCTCCCCGCAGCGCCGGTCCCGCGGTACGCCTCGAGGCACTCACCAGGCGTTTCGGCGACTTCGTCGCCGTGGATGGCATTTCGCTCTCCGTCGATCGTGGCGAGATCTTCGGATTCCTCGGTCCCAACGGCTCGGGGAAGACCACGACCATCAGGATGCTGTGCGGGGTCCTCCCGCCGTCATCGGGGCGGGGCGAAGTGCTCGGGCATGACGTTCGTCGCCCTGGCCGGCGCGTGAAGGCGCGAATCGGCTACATGTCCCAGCGCTTCTCGCTCTATCAGGACCTGACCGTCGGCGAAAACCTGGCCTTCTTCGGGCGCGGCTACGGCCTCCCCGCCGGCCGCCTCGCCGAGCGGGTCGCCTGGGCGCTGGAGCTGGCCGGGCTGGGGGGTGAGGAGCGTCGGCTTGCGCGTGAGCTCTCCGGCGGCGTCAAGCAGCGGTTGGCGCTCGGCTGCGCCCTGCTCCACGATCCCGAGGTGCTGTTCCTCGACGAGCCCACGGCCGGTGTCGACCCGGTGGCGCGGCGGCAGTTCTGGGACATCATCGTCGCCCTCGCATCCTCGGGCACGACGGCCTTCGTGACCACCCACTACCTGGACGAGGCGGAGCACTGCCACCGGCTCGGCCTGATGTACCAGGGGCGGCTCATCGCCGAGGGCAGTCCTCGTCAGCTCAAGGAGCGGATGCGGGCAGGCGTGATGGTGGAGGTCGCCTGCGCCGATCCCCTGCGAGCGCTCGGCCTGATCCGGGCCGAGCCCGCGCTCGGGCGGGTCAGCCTCTTCGGCGACCGACTGCACGTCCTCGTCGACGATCCAAACGCGGCCATGCCGTCCCTCCGGACGGCGTTGCGCGAGGCGGGCCTCATCGTCGAGCGGCTGGAGACGGTCCCCCTCACGCTCGAGGACGTGTTCGTGATCTTCGTGGAGATGGAGGAGGCGCGGCTGAGGACCGCCGGTGGATAG
- a CDS encoding ABC transporter permease, with protein sequence MDSLRRCLAIARKEAREIRRDPITLGIAMVLPLIMMFLLAYAITLDVREIRMAVLDEDGSADSREYVAGFLRSGYFRLQATVHSFGEVERLLDYGAARLVLVIPEGFARTLAQGRPVDVQILLDGSFANTAILALNYADRITEDYTLGIQERSLASRAGSAVRLAEAVRLEPRIRHNLELRNENFVVPGLFALILMAFPPMLTALAVVRERQRGSILQLAIAPVRPWEFLVGKLVPYAALAFAEMLLLLAAGWVWFGVAVRGSVPLLLGLSLIYVLCTVAIGLAVSTVTRSQVVAILLSIVLTLMPSFLFSGFLFSIDSMPVGFRAYTYLFPARYFMTIARGIVLKGAGLDQLWGQALALVAYGAVLLTLASLRFGRRLG encoded by the coding sequence GTGGATAGCCTGCGCCGTTGTCTGGCCATCGCGCGCAAGGAGGCGCGTGAGATCCGGCGCGACCCGATCACGCTGGGGATCGCGATGGTGCTGCCCCTCATCATGATGTTCCTCCTCGCCTACGCGATCACGCTCGACGTCCGGGAGATCCGGATGGCGGTCCTCGACGAGGACGGCAGCGCGGACAGTCGCGAGTACGTCGCCGGCTTCCTCCGGTCGGGCTACTTCCGGCTCCAGGCCACCGTGCACTCCTTCGGGGAGGTCGAGCGGCTGCTCGATTATGGGGCCGCCCGCCTGGTCCTCGTGATTCCCGAGGGGTTTGCCCGCACGCTGGCCCAGGGGCGTCCGGTCGACGTCCAGATCCTCCTCGACGGCTCGTTCGCCAACACGGCCATCCTCGCCCTGAACTACGCCGACCGGATCACCGAGGACTACACGCTCGGGATCCAGGAGCGCTCGCTGGCGTCGCGCGCCGGGTCGGCGGTCCGGCTGGCGGAAGCCGTCCGACTGGAGCCGCGGATCCGCCACAACCTTGAGTTGCGCAACGAGAACTTCGTGGTGCCCGGTCTTTTCGCGCTGATCCTCATGGCCTTCCCGCCGATGCTCACGGCGCTCGCGGTGGTGCGGGAACGCCAGCGCGGCTCCATTCTCCAGCTCGCCATCGCGCCCGTTCGCCCCTGGGAGTTCCTCGTCGGCAAGCTCGTCCCCTACGCAGCCCTCGCGTTCGCCGAGATGCTGCTCCTCCTGGCCGCGGGGTGGGTCTGGTTCGGCGTCGCCGTCCGGGGCAGCGTACCGCTCCTCCTGGGGCTGTCCCTCATCTACGTCCTGTGCACGGTCGCGATCGGTCTCGCCGTGTCCACCGTGACGCGCAGCCAGGTCGTGGCGATCCTGCTGTCCATCGTGCTCACCTTGATGCCCTCGTTTCTCTTCTCCGGCTTCCTGTTCAGCATCGACAGCATGCCGGTAGGATTCCGGGCGTACACGTACCTCTTCCCCGCCCGGTACTTCATGACGATCGCCCGCGGGATCGTGCTGAAGGGGGCCGGACTCGATCAGCTCTGGGGGCAAGCCCTGGCCCTGGTGGCCTACGGCGCCGTCCTGCTCACCCTGGCCTCCCTGCGCTTCGGCCGGCGGCTAGGTTGA
- a CDS encoding ABC transporter permease yields the protein MGPLAALVRKELIQFLRSRPLVVIVVWTIAIEIAICAWSITYDMKHLSLAIFDLDQSASSRELVERFARTEYFDRRFQAHSDAELDALIESGRATLGLVIPPGFARRIDQRLPAAVQLVADGTNSNTALIALGYADRVVHAYSRGLQLSQLQARLGRIEIVPEVRAQRRAWYNPSLRSVDFVVVSMLTLAVMMIAVILPAAGLAWEKEAGTVEQLLVMPFRAWELMLAKVVPTFAVSLASLALALWVPWWFAVPIRGSLVLFFALSAVFLFSGLGVGLLIGAVTDNLQQALLLSFFTIFPVFVISGTLAPVETMPRAIQLLSLASPLTYYTDIALAIFLKGVGIEALWRQALAMAGLGLAILALGLWRFRRQLA from the coding sequence GTGGGGCCCCTGGCTGCCCTCGTCCGGAAGGAGCTCATCCAGTTTCTCCGGAGCCGGCCGCTGGTCGTAATCGTGGTCTGGACCATCGCGATCGAGATCGCAATCTGCGCCTGGAGCATCACCTACGACATGAAGCACCTGAGCCTGGCGATCTTCGACCTGGACCAGTCGGCCTCGAGCCGCGAGCTGGTGGAGCGATTCGCCCGGACCGAGTACTTCGACCGGCGTTTCCAGGCGCACAGCGATGCCGAGCTCGATGCGCTGATCGAGAGCGGCCGCGCCACCCTCGGCCTGGTGATCCCCCCGGGTTTCGCGCGCCGGATCGATCAGCGCCTGCCCGCGGCCGTCCAGCTGGTCGCCGACGGGACGAACTCCAACACGGCCCTGATCGCGCTCGGGTACGCCGACCGGGTCGTCCACGCCTATTCGCGCGGCCTCCAGCTGAGCCAGCTCCAGGCCAGGCTCGGTCGGATCGAGATCGTGCCCGAGGTGCGCGCCCAGCGGCGAGCCTGGTACAACCCCTCGCTGCGCAGCGTGGACTTCGTGGTGGTCTCGATGCTGACCCTCGCGGTCATGATGATCGCCGTGATCCTGCCGGCGGCGGGGCTGGCGTGGGAGAAGGAGGCCGGGACGGTCGAGCAGCTCCTGGTTATGCCGTTCCGGGCGTGGGAGCTGATGCTCGCCAAGGTCGTGCCGACCTTCGCGGTGAGCCTGGCGTCACTGGCCCTGGCGTTGTGGGTGCCCTGGTGGTTCGCAGTGCCCATCCGCGGCAGCCTTGTGCTTTTCTTCGCGCTGTCCGCCGTGTTCCTCTTCAGCGGCCTGGGAGTGGGCCTCCTGATCGGCGCCGTCACCGACAACTTGCAGCAGGCGCTGCTCCTGTCCTTCTTCACGATCTTCCCCGTGTTCGTGATCTCCGGGACCTTGGCGCCCGTGGAAACGATGCCGCGGGCGATCCAGCTACTCTCGCTGGCCAGCCCGCTGACGTACTACACGGACATCGCGCTGGCGATCTTCCTGAAGGGTGTCGGGATAGAAGCGTTGTGGCGCCAGGCCCTGGCCATGGCTGGCCTCGGGCTAGCCATCCTCGCGCTCGGACTCTGGCGCTTCCGCCGTCAACTTGCCTGA